Genomic DNA from Streptosporangiales bacterium:
CGCGATCGTCACGCCGAAGGGTGATGCCGGCTACATCCTCATGGCGCAGGAGAAGAAGTACTACAAGGAGCAGGGTATCGACGTGAAGATCAAGAGCTTCACGGGGAACATCCCGCTCAACCAGGCGCTCGCCTCAGGTGACGTGGACTCGATCGAGACCTCGCCCGACCCGGTCTTCGACGCCGCCACGAAGGGCGGCAACGCGAAGATCATCGGGTCGACGCTGCCGGGCCTCACCTACGCCGTCATCGCACAGAAGAACGTCAAGTCGTTCGCCGACCTCCGTGGCAAGAAGATCGGCGTGTCCCTGCCAGGTTCGCTGCCCGACGTCGCAGCGCGGGCGATGGTCGAGCACGAGGGCATGGATTCGAAGTCCGTCAAGGCGGTCAACGTCGGCAACGACGCACAACGGTTCCAGGCGGTGTCGGCCGGCCGGGTCGAGGCGGCTGCGGTGTCGTCGGAGTTCGTGCCGCGGGCGGAGGCCAGCGGGAAGCTCCACGTCCTCGGCGTCGCGGAGGAGATGCTGCCGAAGTATCCCCGCTTCATGATCGCGGCGAACGGCGACTCGCTGGAGGAGAAGCCGGACACCGCGGTGAAGTTCCTCGCGGCCACCATGCAGGGCATCAGCCACGCCGCCGCCAACCGCGACGAGGCGCTGAAGATCTCCGCGAAGACGCTGAAGACCGAGCCGTCGGACGAGTCGCTGACCTACTTCTACGACCGGATCCGGAAGTACGATGCGGCCTCACCGCGCTGCGAGGTCCCGATGGACAAGCTGAAGTGGCTGCAGAACTACCGACTGAAGGCAGGCCTACAGAAGGAGCGGGTGAACCTCGACGAGATCGTGGACACCTCGTACCAGAAGAAGGCCCTCAAGCGGGTGGGTGACAAGCTCGAAGAGCCCGAGGACGGTCAATGACCGGTGCCGCCGACGTCGCCAGGTCCACCGAGGAGGCAGCCGCAGGCGGTGGGCCTGGCCGCGACACCCCGAAGGTCGAGGTACGAGAGGTTGCCAAGGAGTTCTCCCGGCGCCAGGACGGGCAGACGGAGGTCGTCCAGGCACTGCACGACGTCTCGCTGACCGTCAACGCCGGTGAGATCGTCACGCTCACCGGGATGAGCGGATGCGGGAAGACCACGCTGCTGCGCGTCATCATGGGGCTGGAGCAGGTGACGTCGGGCACCGTGTACGTCAACGGGCAGGCGATCGACGGCCCGGGCGAGGACCGCGCGATGGTCTTCCAGCACGCCGAGCTGCTGCCCTGGCGCTCTGCGCTCGGCAACGTGGAGTTCGGCCTGGAGATCCGCGGCATCAGGGCGGACGAGCGCAACGAGATCGCCAGGAAGTACCTGGAGCTCGTCGGCCTCGACGAGGCCATGAACCGCAGGCCGTACGAGCTGTCCGGCGGTATGCGCCAGCGGGTCGGCATGGCACGCGCGCTCGCCATCGAGCCCGACGTGCTGCTGATGGACGAGCCCTTCGGCGCGCTCGACGCGCAGACCAGGGAGACGTTGCAGTACGAGCTGCTGCGGATCCACGCCAACGACAGACGCACCATCATCTTCGTCACGCACGACCTCGACGAGGCCGTGCTGATCGCCGACCGGGTGGTCATGATGGCGCCGAGCCCAGGACACATCCACCGCATCATCGACGTGGACCTCCCGCGGCCGCGGGAGAACGCCGCCGAGCTACGTACGTCACCGGAGTTCGGCGAGGTGCGTAGCCGGCTGTGGCAGCTGCTGCAGGAGGCCAACACCACGTCGTCGAGCTCCGGCTGAGCGGGGAGGAGGCAGATGGCAGCACAGCAGGTCGAAGGAGAGGCCGCCGCAGAGACAGCGCCGAAGCGGGCCAGGCAGCCGTCCCCGGCGAAGCGGAAGGTGCTGAACGGGCTCGCCCCCGTGGTCGTCGGTGCCGTCGTGCTCGTGGTCTGGCAGCTCGTCGGTGCCAGCGTCAGCCCGATGGCGATGTCGTACCCCACCGCGGTGCTCGAAGAGGCGGGCGTCCTGATCAGCGACGGGTCGCTGGCCGAGGGGTTCCTGTCGAGCATCCAGTCGTTCGTGCCCGCCTACGTGCTTGCGGTCGTGGTGGGTGTTCCCGTGGGCCTGGTGCTCGGTCGTTACCGGCTCATGGAGGCGGGCTTCGGGCCGTACGTCACAGCGGGGTACGCGACGCCGCTCGTCGCGCTAATCCCGCTGTTCATCGTGTGGTTCGGCACCGGCCTGGTCGTGAAGATCGCAGTGGTCTTCACGCTGACCATCTTCCCGATCATCATCAACACCTGGCGTGGTGTGCAGGCGGTGCCTGGCACGCTGATCGAGGTCGGCTCCAGCTTCGGGGCGTCGCAGTCGGAGATCATGCGGAAGATCATCATCCCCGGCACGCTGCCGCACATCATGACCGGTCTGCGCCTCGCCGTCGGGAGGGCCGTGATCGGCATCGTGATCGCGGAGTTCTTCACCGCCGTCAGCGGACTCGGCGGGATCATCATCAACGCCGGCAACAGCTTCGACACCGCGCGCATGTTCGTGCCGGTGATCGTCGTGCTGCTGCTCGGTGTCGTACTGACCTGGTTGGTGGGCCTGGCCGAGCGGAAGCTCGCGCCCTGGCACGCGGCCATGAGTGGACGGCGGTGACAGCGATGTCCGGGTACCCAGACCTGCACGAGCACGTGCGGCAACTGGAGGAGGCCGGCTACCTGATCAGGGTCGAGCGCGCGATCGACAAGAACACCGAGCTGCACCCACTGGTCCGTTGGCAGTTCTGCGGTGGCCTGGACGCCGAGCAGCGCCGCGCGTTCCTGTTCGAGAACGTCGTCGACGCACAGGGTCGCACGTACGACATGCCGGTGCTCGTCGGTGCGCTCGCGTCGAACCGCGCCATCTACGCGTTGTCCATGGGATGCCCCGTAGAGGACGTCGCGGCGACCTGGGCCAAGGCGATCTCGTCACCGATCGAGCCGAAGCTGGTCGAAGACGCGCCCTGCCACGAGGTGGTGATCGAGGGCGACGACCTGCAGGAGAACGGGCTGAACGCACTGCCGGTGCCGATCTCCACGCCTGGCTGGGACAACGGTCCGTACCTCACCAGCGCGCATTACATCACCAGGGACCCCGACACCGGGGTGCAGAACTCGGGCAACTACCGCGGCCAGATCAAGAGCCCGACGTGTGTCGGCATGAACGCCTCGCACGAGCTGAACCAGGGCATCACCGGCCACTGGGAGAGGGCCAGGGCCAAGGGTGAGCCGCTGCCGTGCGCGATCGTCGTCGGTGCGCCGCCGTGCGTGACCCTGACGGCGGTGCAGAAGGTGCCGATGGGTGTCGACGAGAACGCGGTCTCCGGCGGCCTGGTCGGCGAGCCGCTGCGCGTCGTGCGCGGCCGCACGGTGGACGTACTCGTGCCCGCTGAGGCGGAGATCGTCATCGAGGGCTACATCAGCACCGAGCTGCTCGACCCCGAGGCGCCGTTCGGCGAGTCGCACGGACACGTGAACCTGCAGGAGTTCAACGCGTACATGGACGTCACGGCGATCACCCGTCGCCGCGACGCGATCTTCCCTTCCATCCTCAGTCAGGTGACGCCGAGCGAGTCCAGCCTGATCAAGCGGGTGGCGTACGAGGAACGGTTCCTCACCACGTTGCGCGAGATCGGCATCCACGGTCTGAAGCGGGTCTTCCTGCACGAGCCGCTGACGAACATCAGGAAGTTCGTGGTGCTGGTGTTCGAGCGCGGCGCCGAGGAGACGAACGTCTGGCGCGCGCTGTACGCGGCGAGCTCGCTGCAGAACGCGGTGGGCAAGTTCACCATCGCGGTCGACGACGACATCGACCCGGACAACACCGACGCGATCCTGTGGGCGCTCGCGTACCGGATGGATCCGCGTCGCGACATGCAGGTGCTCGAGCACCGCTCGTGGGGGCACGGCCCGGCCGGTCCCGTCGGCGACGGGCAGGACGCGGCGGTCCTCATGGACGCCACGTTGAAGCGCGCGTACCCGCCGATCTCGCTGCCCAAGCGTGAGTACATGGAACGTGCGAAGGAGATCTGGGAGGAGCTGGGGCTGCCCA
This window encodes:
- a CDS encoding PhnD/SsuA/transferrin family substrate-binding protein, with translation MMSPNVNPRELTRPGRGVAHKMLAAGVAGLLTVAATGCGGGGGSGGEQDKSWVHAIVTPKGDAGYILMAQEKKYYKEQGIDVKIKSFTGNIPLNQALASGDVDSIETSPDPVFDAATKGGNAKIIGSTLPGLTYAVIAQKNVKSFADLRGKKIGVSLPGSLPDVAARAMVEHEGMDSKSVKAVNVGNDAQRFQAVSAGRVEAAAVSSEFVPRAEASGKLHVLGVAEEMLPKYPRFMIAANGDSLEEKPDTAVKFLAATMQGISHAAANRDEALKISAKTLKTEPSDESLTYFYDRIRKYDAASPRCEVPMDKLKWLQNYRLKAGLQKERVNLDEIVDTSYQKKALKRVGDKLEEPEDGQ
- a CDS encoding ATP-binding cassette domain-containing protein, producing the protein MTGAADVARSTEEAAAGGGPGRDTPKVEVREVAKEFSRRQDGQTEVVQALHDVSLTVNAGEIVTLTGMSGCGKTTLLRVIMGLEQVTSGTVYVNGQAIDGPGEDRAMVFQHAELLPWRSALGNVEFGLEIRGIRADERNEIARKYLELVGLDEAMNRRPYELSGGMRQRVGMARALAIEPDVLLMDEPFGALDAQTRETLQYELLRIHANDRRTIIFVTHDLDEAVLIADRVVMMAPSPGHIHRIIDVDLPRPRENAAELRTSPEFGEVRSRLWQLLQEANTTSSSSG
- a CDS encoding ABC transporter permease subunit, with the protein product MAAQQVEGEAAAETAPKRARQPSPAKRKVLNGLAPVVVGAVVLVVWQLVGASVSPMAMSYPTAVLEEAGVLISDGSLAEGFLSSIQSFVPAYVLAVVVGVPVGLVLGRYRLMEAGFGPYVTAGYATPLVALIPLFIVWFGTGLVVKIAVVFTLTIFPIIINTWRGVQAVPGTLIEVGSSFGASQSEIMRKIIIPGTLPHIMTGLRLAVGRAVIGIVIAEFFTAVSGLGGIIINAGNSFDTARMFVPVIVVLLLGVVLTWLVGLAERKLAPWHAAMSGRR
- a CDS encoding UbiD family decarboxylase encodes the protein MSGYPDLHEHVRQLEEAGYLIRVERAIDKNTELHPLVRWQFCGGLDAEQRRAFLFENVVDAQGRTYDMPVLVGALASNRAIYALSMGCPVEDVAATWAKAISSPIEPKLVEDAPCHEVVIEGDDLQENGLNALPVPISTPGWDNGPYLTSAHYITRDPDTGVQNSGNYRGQIKSPTCVGMNASHELNQGITGHWERARAKGEPLPCAIVVGAPPCVTLTAVQKVPMGVDENAVSGGLVGEPLRVVRGRTVDVLVPAEAEIVIEGYISTELLDPEAPFGESHGHVNLQEFNAYMDVTAITRRRDAIFPSILSQVTPSESSLIKRVAYEERFLTTLREIGIHGLKRVFLHEPLTNIRKFVVLVFERGAEETNVWRALYAASSLQNAVGKFTIAVDDDIDPDNTDAILWALAYRMDPRRDMQVLEHRSWGHGPAGPVGDGQDAAVLMDATLKRAYPPISLPKREYMERAKEIWEELGLPKLQPQAPWFGYSLGDWSDEFEAEAQLAVRGEFWETGKKNAARRRGDIPMNTPAVEVDGGPGGA